A window from Streptomyces sp. NBC_00299 encodes these proteins:
- a CDS encoding SCO3242 family prenyltransferase, translating to MKDRKAVVRFGSRSAVRLADLAQLVRAPAALSVPGDVIAGATAAGRPLGARTFGVIGSSVCLYWAGMALNDYADATVDSVERPERPVPSGRIPRRAALAVAGGLTAAGLGLAAAAGGRRSVGAALPLAGLVWAYDLKLKSTPAGGFAMAGARVLDVLAGAVVPGPGAESVGVALRRAAVPAGLVGVHTGTLMALSRHEIGGAPVRVPVGTLAVSALTAIATAVPVVRGEAGSAAKSCVSSAAPSGLVAQFPAPLKGVAVAARSKMVRTALTTASGKFRIAVTAAGALAYLGTYGTAQARAVQKPSAENVRRAVGAGIMGLMPLQAALTARGGAPAVAAALGVVHPLARRLARRISPT from the coding sequence ATGAAAGATCGGAAAGCGGTTGTCCGCTTCGGATCCCGGTCTGCCGTGCGCCTCGCCGACCTCGCGCAGCTGGTCAGGGCGCCGGCCGCGCTGAGTGTCCCCGGTGACGTGATCGCGGGTGCAACCGCCGCCGGACGCCCGCTGGGCGCCCGTACGTTCGGCGTGATCGGTTCCTCCGTCTGCCTCTACTGGGCCGGCATGGCCCTCAACGACTACGCCGACGCCACGGTCGACTCCGTCGAGAGACCCGAACGACCGGTGCCGTCGGGCCGGATCCCTCGGCGTGCCGCTCTCGCGGTGGCCGGCGGGCTCACCGCGGCGGGACTCGGGCTTGCGGCCGCCGCGGGGGGTCGTCGCAGTGTGGGCGCCGCGCTGCCCTTGGCCGGGCTGGTGTGGGCGTATGACCTGAAGCTCAAGTCGACCCCGGCGGGGGGCTTCGCCATGGCGGGGGCTCGGGTTCTGGACGTGTTGGCGGGAGCGGTTGTGCCTGGGCCGGGTGCGGAGTCGGTCGGCGTCGCGCTTCGTCGGGCCGCCGTGCCTGCCGGGCTGGTCGGCGTCCATACCGGCACGTTGATGGCGCTCAGCCGGCACGAGATCGGTGGGGCGCCGGTGCGGGTTCCTGTCGGGACTCTTGCTGTGTCGGCACTGACTGCGATTGCCACGGCTGTTCCAGTGGTCCGAGGCGAAGCCGGGAGTGCCGCGAAGAGTTGTGTGTCGTCTGCCGCGCCGTCGGGGCTGGTCGCGCAGTTCCCCGCGCCCCTGAAGGGCGTTGCCGTTGCCGCTCGTTCCAAGATGGTCCGCACCGCCCTCACCACCGCCTCCGGAAAGTTCCGGATCGCCGTCACCGCCGCCGGTGCTCTTGCCTATCTCGGCACCTACGGCACCGCCCAGGCACGTGCCGTCCAAAAGCCCTCGGCCGAGAACGTACGGCGGGCCGTCGGGGCCGGGATCATGGGGCTGATGCCCCTTCAGGCGGCGCTGACCGCACGTGGCGGGGCGCCTGCCGTTGCCGCCGCGCTCGGCGTCGTCCACCCCCTCGCGCGACGGCTCGCCAGACGTATATCCCCCACCTGA